gatACGTAAGTGTTTTCACGCCCGACCTGGACTGCCCGGTTCGACCGATTTACCCGCAATCTAGATATATTTCCGGTTTGGGGTTAGTGCTAATACCCAACAATTTCAAACCCGAGAAAATCCACAAAAACTCACCATTCAACCGTGACCCGGTGAACCGTTTGAACCGACCGGGTctgggttttaaaaaatttatttgattttggagtaaaatatagtattttaaaCTCTATTCAGTcatttttagaaatatttttacttcttaaacttatttgatgttttagattttggtaaAAACTTCACAATTTACTTTTAGAGAATGAATGAAATTGTGAGAGAGACATCCGAGAATAGTTGGTTAAATTCGCgatattttatgaaaatattagtACTTAGACGCTTTTTGGAAAGTTAATGCAGATTAAGGCACTTAAATAGAAGAAGGCACTTTGCCTTGTTAAATTGTCCAATTTGCCCTCAAacttattttctctttctcattagCAACATTTCTTCCAATCTTCGCCATTTCTCTTAAGaaaacttctcttcttcatctctctctttttccagaatcaaaatcaaatattatagGACAACctcaatattcaaaattcaaatttgaatcttatagggtttatcatcatcttccatttctttcaACAATCTATCGGTGAGAAAAAACAAGACTATCTTTGATTACCAACTCACACTCCGCTTCCTCCGTAACATCCAGCCACCTCCCTCAcggccaccaccaccgtatcCTTTTTCACCACAACCTCCACATGATATGTAACCTTTGCTATATCTCTCGTAACCACCACCGCTTCCTCCATTTCCGCCACCACATCCTTCTTATTCATTACTGCCTCTGTTGCGGTATCCGTCACCACCTCCAGTGGACGGGTTGGTACATCCACCACGGGCTTCTCCACCCCCTTGAGCAAATAGGTGGTGTAACGACCGCGTCCCGCGTTCATAAAGAAGCCAGgttgttttaggagaaaactaGACCATGGTCAAGAAACGGACTAAAATACTTAGTCGGAAGAACGAGAAAGTTGAAGCTTAACCAGTTAGGTGAGCTGGACAAACTAGGATGAACTAGCTAGCTAAGCTAGGTGAGCTAAACCAGCTGGAAGACTAGCTAGctcagctaggtgagctgaccGACAGCTCGATTGAGCTTAGTGAGCTGATCGTGTACTGACCCAGCTGGGTGGTCCGGTCAGCTGACACTCGAGCTGGTGGACTGTGGTAGCTCACGGGTGAAGAGGTGTCTCGGCCAAAAGGTGTAAGGTCGAGCGGGTACCAACGAACGGTTGCATCGCCCAATAgatgcaaggaacggatgtgacctttTGGAAAGAggcaaggaacggatgtgacctttcggaagggtgcaaggaacggatgtgatgCTTCAGGATGCATCCATTCGCCCCTATATAAGGAAGGACGCCCAAGGCCTTTAGGGCATCTCACATCATCTCACAATCATCCATACACCACAAAACATTCTTAAAAGAGTCCCAACACATCCCGAAGTTGTTGGTCGGAAAGGGGGTGCGGCTCGGCGAGTATAACTCGACCGAACTGATGCGCATGCTACCTCCCGGTCCAACGGTTTGATGGAGTGTAGAGGATGGAGAGGGTAGACCGTTCGTCTTAGAGACGAATCGGATCTGGTAGACCGATCGTCGGATCGGATCAGCCAGACCGATCGTGGGAcggatcggatcggccagacgGATTGGATCggacagaccgatcgtcggacgGGTCGGATGGGACAGGCCGATCGTCTGACGGAACGGGTCGAacagaccgatcgtcggatGGGATGGATCAAGAAAAGTGTTTGAGGAAGCACAAGGATAAGTGCATCCGAACACACCCAAGGGTCGCCCATGGATGCAATCTTACCGGTAAAGGGAGAAAGCACCAAGAATGGGTAAGGAACGTGATTCACCATATGGGATCAATATCGCGGCTGCCTTCATGTATCTATCTCCTCAGCCATGATGAAACCGATCGAAGATCGGTAAGACCAAAGGGTGACTCGACGGATAACCAACGGGAAAGTCCACGGTGGGAACCGATGGACAAAACGGATGTTGGACCCACGAGCAAACCTAAGGCCGACGGAGGAAAGATTTCATGGGCTAGCCTACGATGATCCGGTGGTTGAATCCACGGACCCTTGGGTGTGATAAGGATATCGTTCGGACCGCATGGATGGATCATTAAGCCGAAAGCTTTATCGACCACCATGGACCGGACGGGTAAACGGTTAGTAAACCGTGGGCGGTCGTAGTGTTAAACGACCGAAACGGAAACATGGATGGTTTTATAAGCCGAGGGCTCAATCGTCCACCATGTAGCCGGAGGGGCGTACGTTTGGTGAACGAATGGACCAATAAGCCAAGAGCTTGATTCGGCCATCGTGAACCAAGGGAATCGTACGATCCCCAATCTCTATCGTTGTACTTAGACCAGTggggttggttggttgtatGGCTAAGTAACGATAGGGATTGGTTCATCAATTCACGATCGGATACGAGTCGTTGAACGAATGGAGTAAGGCGACAAACGGGCTAAGGAATCAAATCCGCATATTGGCCAAGGTATGTAACGATCTAGCTTATTAGTTAAGATAGACGTTTGGTAATTGACCGTGAAAGTAGGATAAAGGAATATGCGATTGTTTGGCTTAGAATGGTTAGCGAACATATGCATGTCTTGACCGAGTAAAGGATCGATCTAAGTCTAAGGGACAAAGACGATGAAACCGGTACAAGAGTTGGTTAGAACTAAACCAAGGTTAGAAAGACTTTCGTTGTGTAATAAGAGAGCGATTATAGAATTAAACCTCGTAAAGGCAATTCTATGTTGAATCGCGAAAAATTAAGAGGTTCGGCCGAGAAGAGGCGCGAACTTGAGTACACGGTCGCCGGACGCCGAGACGTCCGGGACTGGGTCTCACAGGTGGCTCaagtaatttgatttttggtttttagtttcaaactcaagccaaagaagaaattaTCTTAATTGGAGAGTACGAGCCCTTGGTTTCTTTAAgattgtgatttgttttgcaatttaaatctttgttttgacATAAACTTTGAGATTCAGTTCTCTAagaaacttctttttcttcaacaatggcggCAAAAAGAGACAAGAAAGAAATGGACACAACGCATAACTGAAGCAAAGACAATCTACAAGATATGAATAAGGACTATAAtcttatacatatatgtaatcCACATGTTGTTGTATATGGCGTAAAGTAATAGTAACAAATGAGGAAAAGATAGGCTATAGACAGTAGTAGACATTGTTTGTTATCTCTTTTCCTCTCagttttgttccttttgtgATAAATAGCGAAAAACCCTTTCCCATGTTTTTTTAGTGAGATTATTTACACTTTATTTCTcgtctcttttgatttttaaggCAATTTTATGGCTCAAGGTCTGAGATATATATGATCATGGACAAGTATCTCAGTCTCAGTCTATATTACCTAAAGAAATTCATCGTATCGTATTTAAGAAATTCATCTCATATAACTGAAGATCCAAACcattaaatataataacatgCTATATCACCATTATTTATGAGTgccataaaccctaaaacctcaCTAATCTCATTCTTCCTCGCCggcaaaagaacaaaaaatcaaaactttggaAGGAATGGCGGACATGGATGATGAAATCACGAGGCTTTTCAAGGTGCGTCGCACGGTGCTTCAGATGTTGAGGGATCGAGGTTACTCTATAGAAGAATCGAACTTGAACTTGAAATGAGAAGAtattttcaaagcttttgtAAAACTATGAACAAAGTGAACAAGGAAGCTCTTTTTGTCTCtagtaatataatttttggttttcaatttcaatctcaagccaaataaaaatttatcttAATTGGAGAGTATGAGCCATTGGTTTCTTTAAGATTAAgatttattttgcaatttaaatttttgttttaaaataaatttgagatTCAGTTCTCTaagaaaattcttcttcttcaacaatggcggTTTGATTTGAggtttgctctctctctcatgGGTAAAACTCATTTCATCTACGTAGCATCGAGATTCTGGTTAATCGAATCTCTTGTTATTATGGAAATGATATATAGAATGGATATAGATCAGTAAAAAGGTTTCCGGATGGATATATCTAAATGAACTTGTTATTATGgacaccaaaaaattgtttgttgagtTTTCTTTCAGTTTGTAGAGACCTTGAAAGGCCCCGATCCGTCCTGCCTAAGTCCGGGCGAGATCTCCCGACCCAAATCACTAAGTGACTTGACCCTAACCGATTATGAGGTTCATTCCCTAGTGAAATCTATTTCATACGATTCTATGATTCAATGTATGGAAcgaatagagtaaacaaacaatctGATCTTTATTAATTAAGCAAAGGATTCAATAAAACTTATGAGTTTGCATATAAGCTATTGCAAGTCATATAATCGATCCCTAGGCTATCCGAACTATAACCATCCATCATACCGGCCTTGAGTCTCTCGCGCCTAAGCCAAGTTCTTCCCACGATCTCCATTAGTTCCTGAAAGTCATAGAGCCATAAGTAATCTCGTTTACTTAGTCATATGCAAGTCCATGTAATGCTCTATAGTCCATACACTACTCGGATCCGTGGACAGGATTCGGAGAGGGGAAGATCACGCATCAGTCCGGCCAATTCCCAGTAGGTCAATTAAGACCCGCCGGTCCTCCGCCGAGCCGCGTCCCCGCCTAAGCCGATCCTTGCCCGGACCGAGTCTTGTGTAGGTTGCACATGACCCGATTCTACCCAGCCCACTAGTCGATCCTTTCAAGGATCCTGAATACTATATCGCATCCTAGAATCCTTAGACTCGAAGTCTAAGATTCCTTACCTTCTTTCACTATGTTCAGTCAATTCGACCCTTCTTCTCACTTGTCGGCCACAGTCTGGCTACGGAATCCTTTGACGATTTATTCTCTCGAGATGGCGAGAGTTTAATGGTGAGTTTCGGTGTTTTCTGTGTGTTGTGGTGAATGAAATGGTCGTGGTCGTcctcccttatataggggACGAATAGATGCTTCCCGAATCAACACATCTGTTCCTTGCTCCTTTCCGAACAGTTGCATCTCTTCGCCCGTAATTGCTCGCCTTTAACCACCCTTTGGGCGAGAAACCGTTCGACCCTAACCGCCCAAGTAACCATCTGGATAACCGCCCAGTTGGTCAGACAGTCGACCAGCTACCTTAAGTTCAACCGTCAGAAGGACTGTCACTCGACCCGAGTAACCGTCACTCATTCCAGCTGCGTTTGAGCTTCGAGCCAGCTGACCCAACTGATTTCCTTACGATCCTAGCTAAGCCCGCATGATTTCCCCTTTGTCCGAGCTTATGGTCAGCTCCTTCCCACTTGTCCGAGACTCCACCTTATTTCCTCGGATCAATTCCTAGCCAACGATCCTATTGAGGATCGCGGGCGTTACAAGTCTCCCCCCCCTTGAATTGGATTCGTCCCCAAATCCACATCAAGTTGATCTTTACCCATCTCCTTGAACCACTCCGGAAAATTGGCCTCCATCTTATTCTTGGTTTCCCAAGTGTATTCTTCATAGCCTCCACAATTCCACAAGACTTTTTACAAATCCATTGATTTCCCCCGAGTCCCTTTCTTCATTCGGTCCATGATCCGCATCGGCCATGCTTCCACTGTCATGTTCTCTTTTAACCCGGGAGGTACATCTTCCAcgctttcttcttgttcactTAAACACTTCCGTAGTTGTGACACATGAAAGACATTGTGGAACGCGTCTAGTTTTGGAGGAAGTTCAAGTTGTATGTCACCACCCCTACTCGTTCGATCACCTTGTATGGGCCAACATACCTTGGGCTTCACTTTTTCCTTGAGGTGAATCGCCCTGCCCCTTTGTAGGTCATCGCCTTTAAGTACACCAAGTCTCCTACTTGGAATTCTAATTCCTTTCGACGCTTGTTGGCGTAGCTTTTCAAACGATCTTGGGCTTCctttaacttgatttttaaGAACTTCATTCTCTCCGTGGTTTCATCCACGATCGTAGGTCCGAACAACCTACGTTCGCCCATTGGCGTCCAACACAGCGGTGTTCTACAAGCTCGGCCATACAACGCCTCATAGGGAGACATACCAATACTAGCTTGAAAACTGTTATTGTATGCAAACTCTACTAACCTTAGATATTTCTCCCAGTTTCGTCCCCAATCCAAGACGCATGCCCTCAACATGTCCTCAAGAGTTTGAATCATTCGTTCGGGCTGTCCGTCCGTCTGTGGGTGATAGGCAATACTTAGGTTCACTCGAGTCCCTAAGGCCTTTTGAAAAGCCTTCCAAAACTTTGACATGAACCTTGTGTCCCGGTAAGACACTATACTAACCAGAATCCCATGTAATCTCACGATCTCATCTATGTACTTCTCGGCAATGATTTTGGCTCCATCCTTATCCGAGATTGCCATGAAGTGCGCGGACTTAGTCAATCGGTCCACTACAACCCATACCGCATTGTGCTTGGACTTTATCCTCGTTGGCAGTCCTGTGACGAAGTCCATTGTTATATGGTCCCACTTCCATTCCGGTATAGGTAGATTTTGTAACAACCTACTTGGTACTTGATGCTCCGCCTTGACCAGTTGACAAGTCGGGCACTTGGCCACCCATCTGGCCACATCTTTCTTCATTCCTACCCAATGGTAGTACCTTTTAAGGTCACGGTACATCTTGTTCGACCCTCCGACGATTTATTATCCCGAGAGGGCGAGAGTTTAATGGTGAGTTTCGGTGTTTTCTGTGTGTTGTGGTGAATGAAATGGTCGTGGGCGCCCTCCCTTATTTAGGGGAGAAATAGATGCTTCCCGAATCaacacatccgttccttgcacctttccgaagagttgcatCTCTTCGCCCGTAACTGCTCGCCCTTATCCACCCTTTGGGCAAACAACCATTCGACCGTAACTGCCCAAGTAACCGTCCGGATAAAAGCCCAGCTGGTCAGACAGTCGACCAACTACCTTGAGCTCaaccgtcactcgtccagctgcCTGTGCTGGACTGTCACTCGACCCGAGTAACCGTCTCTCGTCCAGCTGCCCGAGCTGGACTGTCACTCGACCCGAGTAACCGTCACTCATTCCAGCTGAGCTTGAGCTTCGGGCGAGCTGACCCAGCTGATTTCCTTACGATCCTAGCTTAGCCCGCATGATTTCCCCTTTGTCCGAGCTTATGGCCAGCTCCTTCCCACTTGTCCGAGACTCCACCTTATTTCCTCGGATCAAGTCCTAGCCAACGATCCTATTGAGGATTGCGGGCGTTACAGACCTCCACCTCCAAGATCTTATGGACAtggaactttggtttctttacaaaGTACGGTTAATCGAATCTCCTGTTATTATGGACATGGTATATAGAATGGATATGGATCAGTAAAAAGGTTTCCGAATGGATATATTTTAATGAATCGTTATTATGGACACcaagaaattgtttgttgatttttctttcagtttgcAAATACCTCGACCTCCAAGACTATATGAACATagaactttggtttctttacaaaaaaaaaaaaaaaaaaaaaaagctaataatgaaagatattttttataattttgatactAAAT
This sequence is a window from Arabidopsis thaliana chromosome 1 sequence. Protein-coding genes within it:
- a CDS encoding uncharacterized protein (unknown protein; Has 5 Blast hits to 5 proteins in 1 species: Archae - 0; Bacteria - 0; Metazoa - 0; Fungi - 0; Plants - 5; Viruses - 0; Other Eukaryotes - 0 (source: NCBI BLink).), giving the protein MQPFVGTRSTLHLLAETPLHPFLLKQPGFFMNAGRGRYTTYLLKGVEKPVVDVPTRPLEVVTDTATEAVMNKKDVVAEMEEAVVVTRDIAKVTYHVEVVVKKDTVVVAVREVAGCYGGSGV